The following proteins come from a genomic window of Bacteroidota bacterium:
- a CDS encoding hypoxanthine phosphoribosyltransferase, whose translation MQKVKVKDKDFELFISENQIQKAIDDVVEKMQTDLKDKNPLFIAILNGAFMFASDLFKKYSGDCQISFVKYASYSGTQTTGQVITLIGSNEQVTGRTVVILEDIVDSGITMEQVVKDIKVFNPLDVKIATLLFKPDAFIKNYSIDYVGISIPNDFIVGYGLDYDGYGRNLKDIYKIVSS comes from the coding sequence ATGCAAAAAGTTAAAGTAAAAGATAAAGATTTTGAACTGTTTATCTCTGAGAATCAGATTCAGAAGGCCATTGATGATGTTGTAGAAAAAATGCAGACGGATTTAAAGGATAAGAACCCTTTATTCATAGCTATTTTAAACGGTGCATTTATGTTTGCATCTGATCTTTTTAAAAAATATTCTGGAGATTGTCAAATTTCCTTTGTTAAATATGCATCTTATTCAGGAACACAAACAACAGGACAGGTAATAACCCTTATTGGTTCCAATGAACAAGTTACAGGAAGAACAGTTGTAATACTTGAGGACATTGTAGATTCAGGCATAACCATGGAACAGGTAGTAAAAGACATAAAAGTATTTAATCCCTTGGATGTTAAAATTGCAACCTTACTGTTTAAGCCCGATGCATTCATTAAAAATTACTCCATTGATTATGTAGGAATTTCAATCCCAAATGATTTCATAGTAGGTTATGGGCTTGATTACGATGGATACGGAAGAAACTTAAAGGATATTTATAAAATTGTTTCAAGTTAA
- the obgE gene encoding GTPase ObgE: MSGSNFVDYVKICCRSGKGGGGSTHLHRDKSTAKGGPDGGDGGRGGHIILKGNKQFWTLLHLKYMKHVIAEPGTNGSSALKTGKEGKDIILDVPLGTIARDAETGEVEFEITEEGETKVLAKGGRGGLGNNHFKTSTLQTPRFAQPGEPGLEEWKVLELKILADVGLVGFPNAGKSTLLSVVSAAKPEIADYPFTTLVPNLGIVSYRDYKSFVMADIPGIIEGASEGRGIGLRFLRHIERNSILLFLVAADSKNIREEYNILLNELKSFNPELLDKTRLLAISKSDLLDAELIEEIKKDLPDIPTVFISSLANNGITELKDMLWKELNK; encoded by the coding sequence ATGTCAGGTTCAAACTTTGTAGATTACGTAAAAATTTGTTGTCGTTCAGGCAAAGGTGGTGGAGGTTCTACTCATCTTCACAGGGATAAGTCCACTGCTAAAGGCGGTCCGGATGGTGGTGATGGTGGAAGAGGTGGCCATATCATTTTAAAAGGCAACAAGCAATTTTGGACTTTGCTGCATTTAAAGTACATGAAACATGTTATTGCCGAGCCAGGTACTAACGGAAGCAGTGCTTTAAAAACAGGCAAGGAAGGAAAGGATATAATTCTTGATGTTCCTCTTGGAACAATTGCACGTGATGCAGAAACCGGAGAGGTAGAGTTTGAAATAACAGAGGAGGGTGAAACAAAAGTACTTGCAAAGGGTGGCAGAGGCGGTTTAGGGAACAATCATTTTAAAACATCAACTCTTCAAACCCCCCGTTTTGCTCAACCCGGTGAACCTGGTCTTGAAGAATGGAAAGTTTTAGAGCTGAAAATTTTAGCTGATGTAGGGCTTGTTGGATTCCCAAATGCAGGGAAATCAACCTTACTTTCCGTAGTTTCGGCAGCCAAACCAGAAATTGCTGATTACCCATTTACAACACTAGTTCCAAATCTTGGCATTGTTAGTTACAGGGATTATAAATCTTTTGTAATGGCAGATATTCCGGGAATTATTGAAGGAGCAAGTGAAGGAAGAGGAATTGGCCTAAGATTCCTGCGTCACATTGAAAGAAATTCAATTTTATTGTTCCTGGTTGCCGCTGATAGTAAGAACATTCGTGAGGAATATAACATTCTACTTAATGAACTTAAAAGCTTTAACCCCGAGCTACTTGATAAAACAAGGTTGCTGGCAATTTCAAAATCAGATTTGCTTGATGCGGAACTTATTGAAGAAATAAAAAAAGATTTACCAGACATTCCAACTGTTTTCATCTCCTCATTAGCCAATAATGGTATTACTGAGTTAAAGGACATGTTGTGGAAAGAGTTAAATAAATAA
- a CDS encoding phosphatase PAP2 family protein produces the protein MLALLKQFDQELFLFLNSLNNPALDIIMYWFSDKLFWVPFYFILLLIIGWKKGWKSLFILIPVVALVIALSDQLSVHLFKDVFKRYRPCHNDQIKETIHIVSGCGGIYGFVSSHAANTFALALFIGLVLKNKFKFILHFMLIWALMVSYSRIYIGVHYPADILVGAMLGILIGCFGFYLNGLITRKINFK, from the coding sequence ATGTTAGCATTGTTAAAACAGTTTGACCAGGAATTGTTTTTGTTTCTGAATAGCCTTAATAATCCAGCATTGGATATTATTATGTATTGGTTTTCAGATAAATTGTTTTGGGTTCCATTTTACTTTATTCTTCTACTAATAATTGGCTGGAAAAAAGGATGGAAATCACTTTTTATCCTAATTCCAGTTGTAGCACTAGTGATTGCTCTCAGTGATCAATTAAGTGTGCATCTTTTCAAAGATGTTTTTAAAAGATACAGGCCCTGCCACAATGATCAAATCAAGGAAACAATACATATAGTTAGCGGATGCGGAGGAATTTATGGCTTTGTTTCCTCACATGCTGCAAACACTTTTGCCTTAGCCCTTTTCATTGGCCTTGTTTTAAAAAACAAGTTTAAATTTATCCTGCATTTTATGCTCATTTGGGCCTTAATGGTTTCATACAGTAGAATATATATTGGCGTTCATTATCCCGCAGATATACTTGTTGGAGCTATGCTTGGAATTCTAATTGGTTGCTTTGGTTTTTATTTGAATGGATTAATTACCAGAAAAATAAACTTTAAGTAA
- a CDS encoding S8 family serine peptidase gives MRVNRFFLLLPLLFFFLINTVAIGQNYGKYWIFFKDKSSVGFNPLEYFDTKAIERREAAGLPMSDNTDWPVNENYIASVEALADSVGKSTRWFNAVVCYAKTSQLESIKKLPFVTEIIPFSTSSASLAFIENPKQDKAEEMYKKLSREDQHLLASQTASMGIKQFEEQNIDGRGIRIAIFDAGFPGVNTHPAFDHIRKSGRIIKTWDFVQNKEHVYGYNPHGTMVMSCIGGIIDSIKIGLATGAEFILARTERAKFEPFSEEENWLAAAEWADKNGAHIINSSLGYTHHRYFKEQMDGSYSLVSRAANMAASKGILVVNAAGNEGGKSWKTIGTPADADSVLAVGGIDPDKFYHITFSSYGPNARKKMKPNVSAFGKVIAAGKANLSLANGTSFASPLIAGFAACAWQKNPKLNNMEIFKEIEKSGDLYPYYDYVHGFGIPRANYFTQENSPNIVPTFHVFVDNSFVKITIKEEYLPKKDLNSTLNELVSNETLNYEAQRIFYLYYHIENSQGFLNKYFIVNVKQAEVLSLPVSDFKPGQTVRFHYKGYTEEFKF, from the coding sequence CAATTGGACAAAATTACGGTAAATACTGGATTTTTTTCAAAGATAAATCTTCTGTAGGTTTTAATCCACTTGAATATTTTGATACTAAGGCCATTGAAAGAAGGGAAGCCGCAGGTTTGCCTATGAGTGATAATACCGATTGGCCTGTTAATGAAAATTATATAGCCTCCGTGGAAGCACTTGCTGATTCTGTTGGGAAATCTACAAGATGGTTTAATGCAGTTGTTTGCTATGCAAAGACTTCTCAATTAGAAAGCATTAAAAAGTTGCCATTTGTTACTGAAATTATTCCTTTTTCCACGTCTTCTGCTTCACTTGCATTTATAGAAAACCCGAAACAGGATAAGGCAGAAGAAATGTATAAAAAACTCTCTCGTGAGGATCAACATCTTTTGGCAAGCCAAACGGCTAGCATGGGAATTAAACAATTCGAAGAACAAAATATTGATGGGCGTGGAATTAGAATAGCAATATTTGATGCTGGTTTTCCTGGAGTAAATACCCATCCTGCTTTTGATCATATTAGGAAATCAGGAAGAATCATTAAAACCTGGGATTTTGTCCAAAATAAGGAACATGTTTATGGATATAATCCACATGGTACAATGGTAATGTCTTGTATTGGTGGCATCATTGATTCAATTAAAATAGGACTTGCAACTGGTGCTGAGTTTATTCTTGCTCGTACTGAAAGGGCAAAATTTGAACCTTTTTCCGAGGAAGAAAATTGGCTTGCAGCTGCAGAATGGGCGGATAAAAATGGTGCGCATATAATTAACAGTTCTTTGGGATATACCCATCACAGGTATTTTAAAGAGCAAATGGATGGTAGTTACAGTCTGGTTTCCCGTGCCGCAAACATGGCTGCTTCAAAAGGAATTCTTGTGGTAAATGCAGCCGGAAACGAGGGAGGGAAAAGCTGGAAAACTATTGGCACTCCTGCTGATGCTGATAGTGTTCTGGCAGTCGGAGGAATTGATCCTGATAAGTTTTATCATATAACTTTCAGTTCTTATGGCCCCAATGCCAGAAAAAAAATGAAACCCAATGTAAGTGCATTTGGAAAAGTAATTGCTGCTGGAAAAGCTAATTTATCCCTGGCAAATGGTACCTCATTCGCCTCTCCTCTTATAGCTGGCTTTGCTGCTTGTGCCTGGCAAAAAAATCCTAAATTAAACAATATGGAAATTTTTAAAGAAATTGAAAAGTCAGGCGATTTGTATCCATATTATGATTATGTGCATGGTTTTGGTATTCCACGGGCAAATTATTTTACCCAAGAAAATTCTCCTAATATAGTTCCTACCTTTCATGTTTTCGTTGATAATTCATTTGTAAAAATTACCATTAAAGAGGAATATTTACCAAAAAAAGATTTGAATAGCACTTTAAACGAACTTGTTTCGAATGAAACATTAAACTATGAGGCCCAAAGGATTTTTTATCTTTATTATCATATAGAAAATAGCCAGGGATTTTTGAATAAGTATTTTATTGTAAACGTAAAACAGGCAGAAGTGCTGAGTTTACCTGTTTCTGATTTTAAGCCAGGACAAACAGTAAGATTTCATTATAAAGGATATACAGAAGAATTTAAATTTTAA
- a CDS encoding adenylate kinase produces the protein MLNIVLFGPPGAGKGTQSEKLIEKYKLIHLSTGDILRSEIAAGTALGLEAKKIMDQGILVPDEVVIGMISSKLDQNKNAKGFIFDGFPRTVAQAKALDRLLDEKGTQISMMLALEVEDEELEKRLLGRGLGSGRTDDQDVNIIRKRIKEYNDKTAPLKDYYADQHKFHSIYGIGSIDEIFHRLSQKIEQVYDLEKNLNFPGLDL, from the coding sequence ATGTTAAACATTGTATTATTTGGCCCTCCCGGGGCTGGAAAAGGCACACAATCTGAAAAACTAATTGAGAAATACAAGCTTATTCATCTTTCAACAGGAGATATTTTAAGAAGTGAAATTGCAGCAGGAACTGCATTGGGACTTGAAGCAAAAAAAATAATGGATCAGGGGATCCTGGTTCCAGATGAGGTTGTAATTGGAATGATAAGTTCAAAACTTGACCAAAATAAAAACGCAAAGGGTTTTATTTTTGATGGATTTCCTCGTACTGTTGCCCAGGCAAAAGCTCTGGACAGGCTTCTTGACGAAAAAGGAACTCAAATCTCTATGATGCTTGCCCTTGAAGTGGAGGATGAAGAACTCGAGAAAAGATTATTGGGAAGAGGTTTAGGTTCAGGACGTACAGATGACCAGGATGTTAATATTATCAGAAAAAGAATTAAAGAATATAACGACAAAACAGCACCATTAAAGGATTACTATGCAGATCAGCATAAATTCCATTCAATTTATGGCATAGGAAGCATTGATGAAATTTTTCATCGCTTAAGCCAAAAAATTGAACAGGTATATGATTTGGAAAAGAATTTAAATTTTCCAGGTCTTGATTTATAG
- a CDS encoding helix-hairpin-helix domain-containing protein, producing the protein MKLISIQIFLVLFLLPFFIIAQEKQVIIKESAIEQKIETIAENAEDTEVDYTLLFDELLYYIENPINLNKTNKEALNGLQMLTDFQINNLLEHIEKNGKLISIIELQAVKDFDLQTIRNIMPFVTVTSDLDRPRLTFKEMMNNGKHQLIARHHIVLEDQKGYTLIDDSTLAANPNSRYLGSKDKLYTRYRFNYGSKISWGFTAEKDPGEEFFKGTQKKGFDFFTAHLFIRDMGFVKAATVGDYQAQFGQGLTFWSGLAMGKSSFALNLKRQGQGLRPFGSVDENLFLRGAGVTLGHKNFEFTAFGSHKNIDANFQVNSDTTFIDNDAFIQEETIITSFQLSGFHRTPTEISRKNSISETIFGGHLAYKKRNLKIGTTAVRTEYGGLLQRNLSLYNQFDFNSSQNLNLGIDYNWIYYNMNFFGEVARSANGGFAMVNGVLMSIDPRLSLIILHRKYGKDYQAMHSMGVGEGSKNSNEQGIYTGIVFNPSQKVTITAYYDRFVFPWMRYLVDAPSYGTDYLVQINYTPSRKVDMYVRVRQRDKFKNSPEDIDEIDPVVGTNQINYRYHVSYSLTPSIKLRNRVDFIQFRIGDRPKENGYLIFQDLIYKPMKYPFSLNLRYALFDTDSYNSRIYTYESDVLYAFSIPGFSNRGSRAYAILQYTFKRNMDIWIRYAQTYYYNKNVIGSGLEEIQGNTRSELKVQLRYRF; encoded by the coding sequence ATGAAACTTATTTCAATCCAAATTTTTCTTGTTTTATTTTTGCTGCCTTTTTTTATAATAGCACAGGAAAAGCAGGTTATAATTAAGGAAAGTGCGATAGAACAAAAAATTGAAACAATTGCCGAGAATGCTGAAGATACCGAGGTTGATTATACCTTGTTATTTGATGAACTTCTGTATTATATTGAAAACCCAATCAATTTAAATAAAACAAATAAAGAAGCATTAAATGGATTGCAAATGCTTACGGATTTCCAGATTAATAACTTGCTTGAGCATATTGAAAAAAATGGAAAGTTAATTTCAATTATTGAATTACAGGCAGTAAAGGATTTTGATCTGCAAACTATTCGAAATATTATGCCCTTTGTTACTGTTACTTCTGATTTAGACAGGCCAAGGCTTACCTTTAAGGAGATGATGAACAATGGTAAGCATCAATTAATTGCAAGGCATCATATTGTGCTTGAGGATCAAAAGGGTTATACCCTCATTGACGATTCCACTTTAGCCGCAAATCCTAATTCAAGATACCTGGGGAGCAAAGACAAGCTTTACACGCGTTATAGATTTAATTACGGCAGTAAGATAAGTTGGGGCTTCACAGCAGAAAAAGATCCTGGAGAAGAGTTTTTTAAAGGCACACAAAAAAAAGGATTTGATTTTTTTACAGCTCATCTTTTTATACGGGATATGGGTTTTGTTAAGGCTGCAACTGTTGGGGATTACCAGGCCCAGTTTGGTCAAGGACTCACTTTTTGGTCTGGGCTTGCCATGGGAAAATCATCTTTCGCACTTAATCTCAAACGTCAGGGGCAGGGATTAAGACCTTTCGGCTCGGTTGATGAAAATCTTTTCCTAAGAGGAGCGGGAGTTACCTTAGGCCATAAAAATTTTGAATTTACAGCCTTTGGTTCTCATAAAAATATTGATGCCAATTTTCAAGTAAATTCAGACACAACATTCATTGATAATGATGCTTTTATTCAGGAAGAAACTATTATCACATCTTTTCAATTAAGTGGATTCCACCGCACTCCCACAGAAATTTCCAGAAAAAATTCAATCAGTGAAACCATTTTTGGTGGTCACCTTGCATATAAAAAAAGAAATTTGAAAATTGGAACTACAGCTGTAAGAACTGAATATGGAGGACTGCTTCAAAGAAATTTATCACTTTACAATCAATTTGATTTTAATTCTTCTCAAAACCTTAATTTAGGTATTGATTACAATTGGATTTACTACAATATGAATTTTTTCGGGGAAGTGGCAAGAAGTGCTAATGGTGGGTTTGCAATGGTAAATGGAGTACTTATGAGCATTGATCCCCGTTTGTCTTTAATAATTTTACACCGTAAATACGGCAAGGATTATCAGGCTATGCACAGTATGGGAGTGGGGGAAGGAAGCAAAAATTCCAACGAACAAGGTATTTATACCGGAATTGTTTTTAATCCTTCCCAAAAGGTTACCATTACAGCCTACTATGATCGTTTTGTTTTTCCCTGGATGAGGTATTTGGTTGATGCCCCTTCATACGGAACTGATTACTTGGTTCAAATAAATTATACTCCATCAAGGAAAGTTGATATGTATGTTAGAGTAAGACAAAGAGACAAATTCAAAAACTCTCCAGAAGATATTGATGAAATAGACCCTGTTGTAGGAACTAACCAAATAAACTACAGGTACCATGTCAGTTATAGTTTAACACCCTCTATAAAATTAAGAAACAGGGTCGACTTTATACAATTCAGAATTGGGGATCGCCCCAAAGAAAATGGTTACCTGATTTTCCAGGATTTAATTTACAAGCCAATGAAATACCCTTTTTCATTAAATCTTCGCTATGCTTTATTTGATACCGATTCCTATAATTCACGAATTTATACCTATGAATCAGATGTTCTGTATGCATTTTCTATTCCCGGATTTTCAAATCGTGGGAGTAGGGCATATGCTATTTTGCAGTATACTTTTAAGCGTAATATGGATATTTGGATCAGGTATGCCCAAACATACTATTACAATAAAAATGTAATAGGAAGTGGACTTGAAGAAATTCAGGGAAATACACGTTCAGAATTGAAAGTTCAGCTTAGATACAGGTTTTAG
- the purE gene encoding 5-(carboxyamino)imidazole ribonucleotide mutase has protein sequence MAQVGIIMGSKSDLTIMKEAALILEEFKIPFEITVVSAHRTPERMFEYAKTAATRGLKVIIAGAGGAAHLPGMVASITPLPVIGVPIKSSNSIDGWDSILSILQMPNGVPVATVALNAAQNAGILAAQILAVNDPLLLKKITYFKDNLKKKVLDSAEEVEKL, from the coding sequence ATGGCGCAAGTAGGAATAATCATGGGTAGTAAATCAGATCTTACAATTATGAAAGAAGCTGCCTTAATTTTGGAAGAATTTAAAATTCCTTTCGAAATAACTGTTGTTTCGGCTCATCGAACTCCTGAAAGAATGTTTGAATATGCAAAAACAGCTGCTACTCGTGGTTTAAAAGTTATTATTGCCGGAGCAGGTGGTGCGGCTCATTTGCCGGGAATGGTAGCCTCTATTACTCCGCTGCCAGTTATTGGTGTTCCAATTAAATCCAGCAATTCCATTGATGGATGGGATTCAATATTGTCTATTCTTCAAATGCCAAATGGTGTTCCCGTGGCTACAGTTGCATTAAATGCAGCACAAAATGCCGGGATTTTAGCAGCCCAGATTCTTGCCGTTAATGACCCTTTATTATTAAAGAAAATAACCTATTTTAAAGATAATCTTAAAAAGAAAGTTCTGGATTCGGCTGAGGAAGTAGAGAAATTGTAA
- a CDS encoding 5-(carboxyamino)imidazole ribonucleotide synthase produces the protein MKKSFYNNFRLGVLGGGQLGRMLIQEAINFNVQVVVLDPDEHAPCRNLASDFVKGDLQDFQTVYDFGKKVDLLTIEIEHVNVDALKKLEDEGLIVYPPPKVLEIVQDKGLQKEFYKNNNIPSAAFFLIENKNQIKDFALEFPFMQKLRKGGYDGRGVTRLTHFHELENAFDEPSVLEKLIDFEKEISVIIARNKTGETKCFPITELEFNPEFNLVEYLFAPADVSSSLEKEAYKIAEKIAVALDFVGILAVEMFVTKDQKVLVNEIAPRPHNSGHHTIEANYTSQYEQHLRAIFDLPLGSTKSLSTAVMVNLLGEKGFSGDAVYQGMNEVLATEGVSIHLYGKKSTRPFRKMGHVTILDADLIKAKEKAKWVKETLKIISE, from the coding sequence ATGAAAAAGTCATTTTATAATAATTTCCGCCTTGGTGTTTTAGGCGGTGGGCAACTCGGGCGAATGTTGATACAGGAGGCCATTAATTTTAATGTACAGGTAGTTGTATTGGACCCTGATGAGCATGCCCCTTGCAGGAATTTAGCATCAGATTTTGTAAAGGGTGATTTACAGGATTTTCAAACTGTTTACGATTTTGGAAAAAAAGTTGATTTACTCACTATTGAAATTGAGCATGTAAATGTGGATGCCTTAAAAAAGCTGGAAGATGAGGGATTAATTGTATATCCTCCTCCAAAGGTGTTAGAAATAGTGCAAGATAAGGGCCTTCAAAAAGAATTTTACAAAAACAATAATATCCCCAGTGCAGCATTCTTTTTAATTGAGAATAAAAATCAGATTAAAGATTTTGCACTAGAGTTTCCCTTCATGCAAAAATTGCGCAAAGGAGGTTATGATGGAAGAGGGGTAACTCGTTTAACCCATTTTCATGAACTGGAAAATGCTTTCGATGAACCTAGTGTACTTGAAAAACTAATTGATTTCGAAAAAGAAATTTCAGTTATAATAGCACGCAATAAAACAGGTGAAACTAAATGTTTTCCAATTACTGAATTGGAATTTAATCCTGAATTTAATTTGGTTGAATATTTATTTGCTCCAGCTGATGTTTCTTCTTCCCTTGAAAAGGAAGCATACAAAATAGCCGAGAAAATTGCCGTTGCTCTTGATTTTGTTGGAATTCTTGCTGTTGAAATGTTTGTTACAAAGGATCAAAAGGTTCTTGTAAATGAGATAGCCCCCAGACCTCACAATAGCGGTCATCATACCATTGAAGCAAATTACACTTCCCAATATGAGCAACATCTTCGTGCTATTTTTGATTTGCCTTTAGGATCAACAAAAAGTTTATCAACTGCAGTAATGGTAAATTTACTTGGTGAAAAGGGCTTTTCAGGCGATGCAGTTTATCAGGGAATGAATGAAGTGCTTGCAACAGAAGGCGTAAGCATTCATTTGTATGGCAAGAAAAGCACCAGGCCTTTTCGCAAAATGGGTCATGTAACTATTTTAGATGCTGATTTAATTAAGGCAAAGGAAAAAGCAAAGTGGGTAAAAGAGACTTTGAAAATAATTTCAGAATAA